In Candidatus Sericytochromatia bacterium, one DNA window encodes the following:
- a CDS encoding DUF167 domain-containing protein, whose amino-acid sequence MAAACYQEFAGGVRLFVRLIPRSSQTRVDRMRDGRLCVRVVAPPVEEAANQALIACIANWLDWPRRDITITRGGHCRDKTLEVRGPSPELLTRLARCLEADFSP is encoded by the coding sequence ATGGCGGCAGCCTGTTATCAGGAATTTGCTGGCGGCGTGCGCTTGTTCGTCCGCCTGATTCCCCGTTCTTCCCAAACGCGGGTCGATCGGATGCGCGATGGGCGACTGTGCGTCCGAGTGGTGGCGCCGCCCGTGGAGGAGGCAGCGAATCAGGCGCTGATTGCTTGCATCGCGAACTGGTTGGACTGGCCCCGCCGGGATATCACGATCACGCGTGGTGGGCATTGTCGCGACAAGACCCTGGAGGTTCGGGGGCCTTCCCCTGAATTGCTCACCCGATTGGCGCGTTGCTTGGAGGCGGATTTCAGCCCGTGA
- a CDS encoding ATP-binding protein, whose amino-acid sequence MSKKEEFSLKPKLFDGLLVLGADNQVLAHNRSLLQALSEVRAEEASPRLQAMLAEPAVMELIARARRDGEAPLLELVGPDWWPDRTLAVSAIQRGEETILSVHDWTDVYKLGTMQQDFVANVSHELRTPLTAIRMAAESLQMGAMRDERMRAKFLNNIQGEADRLTRLVNELLTVANLMGRPVLHMSSFDLQSLSEQVESTLQHHAKLASVTLLVNCPEEVPTIEADRDRLQQVLINLVDNAIKFTPASGTVTLDIGVAPGGSEVLCRVIDSGIGIPPIDLPRIFERFYRVDKARSRVTGGVGLGLSIVKDIIEAHHGKITVSSEVNRGTTFTIELPVKQPQTEPVALS is encoded by the coding sequence GTGTCAAAAAAAGAAGAATTTTCCCTCAAACCCAAACTCTTTGACGGATTGCTGGTGCTAGGCGCCGACAATCAGGTGCTGGCACACAATCGAAGTTTGTTGCAGGCGCTGTCGGAGGTACGCGCCGAGGAGGCAAGTCCACGTCTCCAAGCGATGTTGGCGGAACCAGCGGTGATGGAACTGATTGCCCGCGCCCGTCGCGACGGAGAGGCCCCGTTGCTCGAACTGGTGGGGCCGGATTGGTGGCCGGACCGCACCCTGGCCGTCAGTGCCATTCAACGCGGCGAAGAAACCATTCTCAGCGTTCATGATTGGACGGACGTTTACAAGCTCGGAACCATGCAGCAGGACTTCGTGGCCAACGTCAGCCACGAATTGCGAACCCCGCTGACGGCGATCCGGATGGCGGCTGAGTCGCTCCAGATGGGTGCCATGCGCGATGAACGAATGCGTGCGAAATTTCTCAACAACATTCAAGGCGAAGCGGACCGGCTGACTCGCCTGGTCAATGAGCTCCTGACCGTGGCCAACCTGATGGGGCGACCGGTCTTGCACATGTCGTCCTTTGACCTGCAAAGCCTCTCCGAACAGGTCGAATCGACCTTGCAGCATCACGCCAAACTGGCCAGCGTGACACTGCTGGTGAACTGTCCGGAAGAAGTCCCCACCATCGAAGCTGACCGTGATCGCCTTCAGCAGGTGCTGATCAACCTGGTCGACAATGCCATCAAATTTACCCCTGCCAGCGGGACCGTGACGCTCGACATCGGGGTTGCGCCCGGAGGTTCCGAGGTGCTTTGCCGCGTGATCGACAGCGGGATCGGTATCCCCCCCATCGACCTGCCGAGAATTTTTGAGCGGTTCTACCGGGTAGACAAGGCGCGTTCACGGGTCACGGGGGGCGTCGGGCTGGGGCTGTCCATCGTGAAGGACATCATTGAGGCCCATCACGGCAAAATCACCGTGAGCAGTGAAGTGAACCGAGGCACCACCTTCACGATCGAGCTGCCGGTCAAACAACCTCAGACCGAACCCGTTGCGCTGAGCTGA